One Cololabis saira isolate AMF1-May2022 chromosome 18, fColSai1.1, whole genome shotgun sequence genomic region harbors:
- the snx9b gene encoding sorting nexin-9b isoform X1 → MASKAQVLYDFTAEAGNNELTVREGETVTITNQGIGGGWIEAQNSRGEIGLVPEDYIEFSKQFPVSFHGAGTTAPSSNAGNVGSADLSFFDAYAPASAPAQNQVDTGDLSPQPDTPDTPVSPFLSSPEEASNGNDPWSAWNADPSGGSNNNNWASNPEGTQTGKSAPDPWGSVSQGQSQGYQGPGAEDDEWEDEWDDMKSTGGYPESESGEGGAMQRGGAHGSSMKISLNNRFPGFSKSGPELYLLCKQLVKGKEKLSIYVGEVGPVWSYPESQLDCVVADPKKGSKLYGLKSYIEYQITPNTTNRPVNHRYKHFDWLYERLLDKFGSAIPIPSLPDKQVTGRFEEEFIKMRMERLQGWMTRMCRHPIVSSSDVFQLFLTYRDEKDWKMGKRKAEKDETVGVMIFATIEPEAADLDLVEVEQKCEQFSRFTKSMDDGVKEILTVGNEHWKRCTGPLPKEYQRIGKAFQNLSSVFTSSGYQGEATLTDALTAAGKTYEEIAGLVAEQPRKDLHFLMETNNEYKGLLGCFPDTIGVHKAAIDKVKEADKLVATNKITPQDKVTMAKRASTMSYALQAEMNHFHSNRIYDYNRVMQLYLEEQVKFYETIAAKLRQAHSQFTTM, encoded by the exons ATGGCGTCAAAG GCACAGGTTTTATATGACTTCACAGCTGAGGCTGGAAACAATGAGCTGACAGTGAGAGAAGGCGAGACAGTTACCATCACGAATCAG GGCATCGGAGGAGGCTGGATCGAAGCACAGAACTCCAGAGGGGAGATCGGACTGGTGCCTGAAGATTACATCGAA TTCAGTAAGCAGTTTCCCGTTTCCTTCCACGGAGCAGGGACCACAGCACCTAGTTCAAATGCAGGAAATGTTGGATCAGCGGACCTGTCTTTCTTCGACGCATATGCACCTGCATCAGCACCTGCACAAAACCAG GTGGATACTGGGGACTTGAGTCCCCAGCCCGACACCCCCGATACCCCAGTTTCCCCCTTCCTTTCGTCCCCTGAGGAG GCCAGTAACGGTAATGATCCCTGGTCGGCGTGGAATGCAGACCCTTCGGGAGgctcaaacaacaacaactgggCTTCTAACCCGGAGGGCACCCAGACTGGGAAGAGTGCTCCCGACCCCTGGGGCTCGGTGTCACAGGGCCAGTCTCAGGGGTACCAGGGCCcag GGGCCGAGGATGATGAGTGGGAAGATGAGTGGGATGACATGAAGTCCACTGGTGGTTACCCAGAATCCGAATCTGGAGAGGGTGGAGCAATGCAGAGAGGTGGAGCACATGGGTCCTCAATGAAAATATCCCTAAACAA CAGGTTTCCAGGGTTCTCCAAGTCCGGTCCAGAACTCTACCTCCTTTGCAAGCAGCTTGTAAAAGGCAAAGAAAAGCTCTCAATTTAT GTGGGAGAGGTTGGTCCAGTGTGGTCTTACCCAGAAAGCCAGCTAGACTGCGTTGTAGCTGATCCCAAGAAAGGCTCCAAATTGTACGGTCTTAAGAGCTACATTGAATACCAAATAACACCCAAT ACCACGAACCGGCCAGTCAATCACAGATACAAGCACTTTGATTGGCTGTACGAGAGGCTCCTGGACAAGTTTGGCTCGGCCATCCCCATCCCGTCTCTACCAGACAAACAGGTGACAG GACGTTTCGAGGAAGAGTTTATTAAGATGCGTATGGAGCGGCTGCAGGGCTGGATGACCAGGATGTGCAGGCATCCCATCGTTTCCAGCAGTGACGTGTTTCAGCTCTTCCTCACATACAGGGATGAGAAG GACTGGAAGATGGGGAAACGAAAAGCAGAAAAAGACGAAACAGTCGGCGTGATGATCTTCGCCACGATAGAGCCCgaagctgcagatctggatCTTGTAGAAGT GGAACAGAAGTGCGAACAGTTCAGCAGGTTTACCAAATCCATGGACGACGGCGTGAAGGAAATCCTCACAGTGGGAAACGAGCACTGGAAGAGATGCACGGGAC CGCTGCCAAAAGAGTACCAGAGAATCGGAAAAGCTTTCCAAAACCTCTCCTCTGTCTTCACCAGCAGTGGATACCAAG GTGAGGCCACTCTGACTGACGCTTTGACAGCAGCGGGGAAGACGTACGAAGAGATAGCCGGGCTGGTGGCAGAGCAG CCTAGAAAAGACCTGCACTTCCTCATGGAGACCAACAATGAATATAAAGGCCTTCTTGGATGTTTCCCAGACACTATCGGAGTCCATAAG GCAGCCATAGACAAGGTGAAGGAGGCTGACAAGCTGGTGGCTACCAACAAAATTACCCCTCAGGACAAAGTGACCATGGCGAAACGCGCCAGCACCATGTCTTACGCATTGC
- the snx9b gene encoding sorting nexin-9b isoform X4, whose translation MASKAQVLYDFTAEAGNNELTVREGETVTITNQGIGGGWIEAQNSRGEIGLVPEDYIEFSKQFPVSFHGAGTTAPSSNAGNVGSADLSFFDAYAPASAPAQNQASNGNDPWSAWNADPSGGSNNNNWASNPEGTQTGKSAPDPWGSVSQGQSQGYQGPGAEDDEWEDEWDDMKSTGGYPESESGEGGAMQRGGAHGSSMKISLNKFPGFSKSGPELYLLCKQLVKGKEKLSIYVGEVGPVWSYPESQLDCVVADPKKGSKLYGLKSYIEYQITPNTTNRPVNHRYKHFDWLYERLLDKFGSAIPIPSLPDKQVTGRFEEEFIKMRMERLQGWMTRMCRHPIVSSSDVFQLFLTYRDEKDWKMGKRKAEKDETVGVMIFATIEPEAADLDLVEVEQKCEQFSRFTKSMDDGVKEILTVGNEHWKRCTGPLPKEYQRIGKAFQNLSSVFTSSGYQGEATLTDALTAAGKTYEEIAGLVAEQPRKDLHFLMETNNEYKGLLGCFPDTIGVHKAAIDKVKEADKLVATNKITPQDKVTMAKRASTMSYALQAEMNHFHSNRIYDYNRVMQLYLEEQVKFYETIAAKLRQAHSQFTTM comes from the exons ATGGCGTCAAAG GCACAGGTTTTATATGACTTCACAGCTGAGGCTGGAAACAATGAGCTGACAGTGAGAGAAGGCGAGACAGTTACCATCACGAATCAG GGCATCGGAGGAGGCTGGATCGAAGCACAGAACTCCAGAGGGGAGATCGGACTGGTGCCTGAAGATTACATCGAA TTCAGTAAGCAGTTTCCCGTTTCCTTCCACGGAGCAGGGACCACAGCACCTAGTTCAAATGCAGGAAATGTTGGATCAGCGGACCTGTCTTTCTTCGACGCATATGCACCTGCATCAGCACCTGCACAAAACCAG GCCAGTAACGGTAATGATCCCTGGTCGGCGTGGAATGCAGACCCTTCGGGAGgctcaaacaacaacaactgggCTTCTAACCCGGAGGGCACCCAGACTGGGAAGAGTGCTCCCGACCCCTGGGGCTCGGTGTCACAGGGCCAGTCTCAGGGGTACCAGGGCCcag GGGCCGAGGATGATGAGTGGGAAGATGAGTGGGATGACATGAAGTCCACTGGTGGTTACCCAGAATCCGAATCTGGAGAGGGTGGAGCAATGCAGAGAGGTGGAGCACATGGGTCCTCAATGAAAATATCCCTAAACAA GTTTCCAGGGTTCTCCAAGTCCGGTCCAGAACTCTACCTCCTTTGCAAGCAGCTTGTAAAAGGCAAAGAAAAGCTCTCAATTTAT GTGGGAGAGGTTGGTCCAGTGTGGTCTTACCCAGAAAGCCAGCTAGACTGCGTTGTAGCTGATCCCAAGAAAGGCTCCAAATTGTACGGTCTTAAGAGCTACATTGAATACCAAATAACACCCAAT ACCACGAACCGGCCAGTCAATCACAGATACAAGCACTTTGATTGGCTGTACGAGAGGCTCCTGGACAAGTTTGGCTCGGCCATCCCCATCCCGTCTCTACCAGACAAACAGGTGACAG GACGTTTCGAGGAAGAGTTTATTAAGATGCGTATGGAGCGGCTGCAGGGCTGGATGACCAGGATGTGCAGGCATCCCATCGTTTCCAGCAGTGACGTGTTTCAGCTCTTCCTCACATACAGGGATGAGAAG GACTGGAAGATGGGGAAACGAAAAGCAGAAAAAGACGAAACAGTCGGCGTGATGATCTTCGCCACGATAGAGCCCgaagctgcagatctggatCTTGTAGAAGT GGAACAGAAGTGCGAACAGTTCAGCAGGTTTACCAAATCCATGGACGACGGCGTGAAGGAAATCCTCACAGTGGGAAACGAGCACTGGAAGAGATGCACGGGAC CGCTGCCAAAAGAGTACCAGAGAATCGGAAAAGCTTTCCAAAACCTCTCCTCTGTCTTCACCAGCAGTGGATACCAAG GTGAGGCCACTCTGACTGACGCTTTGACAGCAGCGGGGAAGACGTACGAAGAGATAGCCGGGCTGGTGGCAGAGCAG CCTAGAAAAGACCTGCACTTCCTCATGGAGACCAACAATGAATATAAAGGCCTTCTTGGATGTTTCCCAGACACTATCGGAGTCCATAAG GCAGCCATAGACAAGGTGAAGGAGGCTGACAAGCTGGTGGCTACCAACAAAATTACCCCTCAGGACAAAGTGACCATGGCGAAACGCGCCAGCACCATGTCTTACGCATTGC
- the snx9b gene encoding sorting nexin-9b isoform X3: MASKAQVLYDFTAEAGNNELTVREGETVTITNQGIGGGWIEAQNSRGEIGLVPEDYIEFSKQFPVSFHGAGTTAPSSNAGNVGSADLSFFDAYAPASAPAQNQASNGNDPWSAWNADPSGGSNNNNWASNPEGTQTGKSAPDPWGSVSQGQSQGYQGPGAEDDEWEDEWDDMKSTGGYPESESGEGGAMQRGGAHGSSMKISLNNRFPGFSKSGPELYLLCKQLVKGKEKLSIYVGEVGPVWSYPESQLDCVVADPKKGSKLYGLKSYIEYQITPNTTNRPVNHRYKHFDWLYERLLDKFGSAIPIPSLPDKQVTGRFEEEFIKMRMERLQGWMTRMCRHPIVSSSDVFQLFLTYRDEKDWKMGKRKAEKDETVGVMIFATIEPEAADLDLVEVEQKCEQFSRFTKSMDDGVKEILTVGNEHWKRCTGPLPKEYQRIGKAFQNLSSVFTSSGYQGEATLTDALTAAGKTYEEIAGLVAEQPRKDLHFLMETNNEYKGLLGCFPDTIGVHKAAIDKVKEADKLVATNKITPQDKVTMAKRASTMSYALQAEMNHFHSNRIYDYNRVMQLYLEEQVKFYETIAAKLRQAHSQFTTM, translated from the exons ATGGCGTCAAAG GCACAGGTTTTATATGACTTCACAGCTGAGGCTGGAAACAATGAGCTGACAGTGAGAGAAGGCGAGACAGTTACCATCACGAATCAG GGCATCGGAGGAGGCTGGATCGAAGCACAGAACTCCAGAGGGGAGATCGGACTGGTGCCTGAAGATTACATCGAA TTCAGTAAGCAGTTTCCCGTTTCCTTCCACGGAGCAGGGACCACAGCACCTAGTTCAAATGCAGGAAATGTTGGATCAGCGGACCTGTCTTTCTTCGACGCATATGCACCTGCATCAGCACCTGCACAAAACCAG GCCAGTAACGGTAATGATCCCTGGTCGGCGTGGAATGCAGACCCTTCGGGAGgctcaaacaacaacaactgggCTTCTAACCCGGAGGGCACCCAGACTGGGAAGAGTGCTCCCGACCCCTGGGGCTCGGTGTCACAGGGCCAGTCTCAGGGGTACCAGGGCCcag GGGCCGAGGATGATGAGTGGGAAGATGAGTGGGATGACATGAAGTCCACTGGTGGTTACCCAGAATCCGAATCTGGAGAGGGTGGAGCAATGCAGAGAGGTGGAGCACATGGGTCCTCAATGAAAATATCCCTAAACAA CAGGTTTCCAGGGTTCTCCAAGTCCGGTCCAGAACTCTACCTCCTTTGCAAGCAGCTTGTAAAAGGCAAAGAAAAGCTCTCAATTTAT GTGGGAGAGGTTGGTCCAGTGTGGTCTTACCCAGAAAGCCAGCTAGACTGCGTTGTAGCTGATCCCAAGAAAGGCTCCAAATTGTACGGTCTTAAGAGCTACATTGAATACCAAATAACACCCAAT ACCACGAACCGGCCAGTCAATCACAGATACAAGCACTTTGATTGGCTGTACGAGAGGCTCCTGGACAAGTTTGGCTCGGCCATCCCCATCCCGTCTCTACCAGACAAACAGGTGACAG GACGTTTCGAGGAAGAGTTTATTAAGATGCGTATGGAGCGGCTGCAGGGCTGGATGACCAGGATGTGCAGGCATCCCATCGTTTCCAGCAGTGACGTGTTTCAGCTCTTCCTCACATACAGGGATGAGAAG GACTGGAAGATGGGGAAACGAAAAGCAGAAAAAGACGAAACAGTCGGCGTGATGATCTTCGCCACGATAGAGCCCgaagctgcagatctggatCTTGTAGAAGT GGAACAGAAGTGCGAACAGTTCAGCAGGTTTACCAAATCCATGGACGACGGCGTGAAGGAAATCCTCACAGTGGGAAACGAGCACTGGAAGAGATGCACGGGAC CGCTGCCAAAAGAGTACCAGAGAATCGGAAAAGCTTTCCAAAACCTCTCCTCTGTCTTCACCAGCAGTGGATACCAAG GTGAGGCCACTCTGACTGACGCTTTGACAGCAGCGGGGAAGACGTACGAAGAGATAGCCGGGCTGGTGGCAGAGCAG CCTAGAAAAGACCTGCACTTCCTCATGGAGACCAACAATGAATATAAAGGCCTTCTTGGATGTTTCCCAGACACTATCGGAGTCCATAAG GCAGCCATAGACAAGGTGAAGGAGGCTGACAAGCTGGTGGCTACCAACAAAATTACCCCTCAGGACAAAGTGACCATGGCGAAACGCGCCAGCACCATGTCTTACGCATTGC
- the snx9b gene encoding sorting nexin-9b isoform X2: protein MASKAQVLYDFTAEAGNNELTVREGETVTITNQGIGGGWIEAQNSRGEIGLVPEDYIEFSKQFPVSFHGAGTTAPSSNAGNVGSADLSFFDAYAPASAPAQNQVDTGDLSPQPDTPDTPVSPFLSSPEEASNGNDPWSAWNADPSGGSNNNNWASNPEGTQTGKSAPDPWGSVSQGQSQGYQGPGAEDDEWEDEWDDMKSTGGYPESESGEGGAMQRGGAHGSSMKISLNKFPGFSKSGPELYLLCKQLVKGKEKLSIYVGEVGPVWSYPESQLDCVVADPKKGSKLYGLKSYIEYQITPNTTNRPVNHRYKHFDWLYERLLDKFGSAIPIPSLPDKQVTGRFEEEFIKMRMERLQGWMTRMCRHPIVSSSDVFQLFLTYRDEKDWKMGKRKAEKDETVGVMIFATIEPEAADLDLVEVEQKCEQFSRFTKSMDDGVKEILTVGNEHWKRCTGPLPKEYQRIGKAFQNLSSVFTSSGYQGEATLTDALTAAGKTYEEIAGLVAEQPRKDLHFLMETNNEYKGLLGCFPDTIGVHKAAIDKVKEADKLVATNKITPQDKVTMAKRASTMSYALQAEMNHFHSNRIYDYNRVMQLYLEEQVKFYETIAAKLRQAHSQFTTM from the exons ATGGCGTCAAAG GCACAGGTTTTATATGACTTCACAGCTGAGGCTGGAAACAATGAGCTGACAGTGAGAGAAGGCGAGACAGTTACCATCACGAATCAG GGCATCGGAGGAGGCTGGATCGAAGCACAGAACTCCAGAGGGGAGATCGGACTGGTGCCTGAAGATTACATCGAA TTCAGTAAGCAGTTTCCCGTTTCCTTCCACGGAGCAGGGACCACAGCACCTAGTTCAAATGCAGGAAATGTTGGATCAGCGGACCTGTCTTTCTTCGACGCATATGCACCTGCATCAGCACCTGCACAAAACCAG GTGGATACTGGGGACTTGAGTCCCCAGCCCGACACCCCCGATACCCCAGTTTCCCCCTTCCTTTCGTCCCCTGAGGAG GCCAGTAACGGTAATGATCCCTGGTCGGCGTGGAATGCAGACCCTTCGGGAGgctcaaacaacaacaactgggCTTCTAACCCGGAGGGCACCCAGACTGGGAAGAGTGCTCCCGACCCCTGGGGCTCGGTGTCACAGGGCCAGTCTCAGGGGTACCAGGGCCcag GGGCCGAGGATGATGAGTGGGAAGATGAGTGGGATGACATGAAGTCCACTGGTGGTTACCCAGAATCCGAATCTGGAGAGGGTGGAGCAATGCAGAGAGGTGGAGCACATGGGTCCTCAATGAAAATATCCCTAAACAA GTTTCCAGGGTTCTCCAAGTCCGGTCCAGAACTCTACCTCCTTTGCAAGCAGCTTGTAAAAGGCAAAGAAAAGCTCTCAATTTAT GTGGGAGAGGTTGGTCCAGTGTGGTCTTACCCAGAAAGCCAGCTAGACTGCGTTGTAGCTGATCCCAAGAAAGGCTCCAAATTGTACGGTCTTAAGAGCTACATTGAATACCAAATAACACCCAAT ACCACGAACCGGCCAGTCAATCACAGATACAAGCACTTTGATTGGCTGTACGAGAGGCTCCTGGACAAGTTTGGCTCGGCCATCCCCATCCCGTCTCTACCAGACAAACAGGTGACAG GACGTTTCGAGGAAGAGTTTATTAAGATGCGTATGGAGCGGCTGCAGGGCTGGATGACCAGGATGTGCAGGCATCCCATCGTTTCCAGCAGTGACGTGTTTCAGCTCTTCCTCACATACAGGGATGAGAAG GACTGGAAGATGGGGAAACGAAAAGCAGAAAAAGACGAAACAGTCGGCGTGATGATCTTCGCCACGATAGAGCCCgaagctgcagatctggatCTTGTAGAAGT GGAACAGAAGTGCGAACAGTTCAGCAGGTTTACCAAATCCATGGACGACGGCGTGAAGGAAATCCTCACAGTGGGAAACGAGCACTGGAAGAGATGCACGGGAC CGCTGCCAAAAGAGTACCAGAGAATCGGAAAAGCTTTCCAAAACCTCTCCTCTGTCTTCACCAGCAGTGGATACCAAG GTGAGGCCACTCTGACTGACGCTTTGACAGCAGCGGGGAAGACGTACGAAGAGATAGCCGGGCTGGTGGCAGAGCAG CCTAGAAAAGACCTGCACTTCCTCATGGAGACCAACAATGAATATAAAGGCCTTCTTGGATGTTTCCCAGACACTATCGGAGTCCATAAG GCAGCCATAGACAAGGTGAAGGAGGCTGACAAGCTGGTGGCTACCAACAAAATTACCCCTCAGGACAAAGTGACCATGGCGAAACGCGCCAGCACCATGTCTTACGCATTGC